In Mustela lutreola isolate mMusLut2 chromosome 1, mMusLut2.pri, whole genome shotgun sequence, one genomic interval encodes:
- the FAM89B gene encoding leucine repeat adapter protein 25, translated as MNGLPSAEAPGGAGCALAGLPPLPRGLSGLLNASGGSWRELERVYSQRSRIHDELSRAARLPDGPRYAAGATNAGPAAGPPGPRRPVNLDSALAALRKEMVGLRQLDMSLLCQLWGLYESIQDYKHLCQDLSLCQDLSSSLHSDSSYPPDAGLSDDDEPPDASLPPDPPPLTVPQTHNARDQWLQDAFHISL; from the exons ATGAATGGGCTGCCCTCGGCCGAGGCGCCGGGCGGTGCTGGCTGCGCCCTAGCCGGGCTCCCTCCGCTACCGCGCGGCCTCAGCGGTCTACTCAACGCAAGCGGGGGTTCGTGGCGGGAGCTGGAGCGCGTCTACAGCCAGCGCAGCCGCATCCACGACGAGCTGAGCCGCGCGGCACGTCTCCCCGATGGGCCCCGCTACGCTGCGGGCGCCACCAACGCGGGACCCGCCGCCGGTCCCCCCGGCCCGCGTCGCCCTGTCAATCTCGACTCAGCACTAGCAGCGCTGCGCAAGGAGATG GTGGGGTTGCGGCAGCTGGACATGTCCCTGCTGTGCCAGCTGTGGGGCCTGTACGAGTCAATCCAAGACTATAAGCACCTGTGCCAAGACTTGAGCCTGTGCCAGGACCTGTCATCCTCCCTGCACTCAGACAGCTCTTATCCACCTGATGCTGGCCTGTCTGATGACGATGAGCCTCCCGATGCCAGCCTGCCCCCGGACCCGCCACCCCTCACTGTGCCCCAGACACACAATGCCCGGGACCAGTGGCTGCAGGATGCCTTTCACATCAGCCTCTga
- the ZNRD2 gene encoding protein ZNRD2, which translates to MALNGAEVDDFSWEPPTEAETKVLQARRERQDRISRLMGDYLLRGYRMLGETCADCGTILLQDKQRKIYCVACQELDSDVDKDNPALNAQAALSQAREHQLASASELPSGSRPAPQPPVPRPEHCEGAAAGLKAAQGPPPPVVPPNADVLACTQEALLQKLTWASAELGPSTSLETSIQLCSLIRACAEALCSLRQLQH; encoded by the exons ATGGCTCTGAACGGTGCTG AAGTCGACGATTTCTCCTGGGAACCCCCAACCGAAGCGGAGACGAAGGTTCTGCAAGCGCGAAGGGAGCGACAGGATCGCATCTCCCGGCTCATGGGCGACTACCTGCTGCGTGGTTACCGCATGCTGGGCGAGACGTGCGCGGACTGCGGG ACGATCCTCCTCCAAGATAAACAGCGGAAAATCTACTGCGTGGCTTGCCAGGAGCTCGACTCAGACGTGGATAAAGATAACCCGG CTTTGAATGCCCAGGCTGCCCTCTCCCAAGCTCGGGAACACCAGCTTGCCTCCGCCTCGGAGCTCCCCTCCGGCTCGCGGCCAGCCCCTCAGCCCCCAGTACCCCGTCCAGAGCACTGTGAGGGAGCTGCAGCAGGGCTCAAGGCAGCCCAGGGGCCGCCCCCTCCTGTTGTGCCTCCAAATGCAGATGTCCTGGCCTGCACACAGGAGGCCCTTCTGCAGAAGCTGACCTGGGCCTCAGCTGAGCTGGGCCCTAGCACTTCCCTGGAGACCAGCATCCAGCTGTGTAGCCTAATCCGGGCTTGTGCTGAGGCTCTGTGCAGCCTGCGGCAGCTGCAACACTGA